A stretch of the Microcebus murinus isolate Inina chromosome 6, M.murinus_Inina_mat1.0, whole genome shotgun sequence genome encodes the following:
- the BCL2L10 gene encoding bcl-2-like protein 10 — protein sequence MGDLFRERTERLLADYLEYCAREPGTPGLPPSSLEAAALRLAATKIRQKHASFFSAYVGYPGNRVSLMERMAEAVLSDSLSWGRVVMLLTFAGTLLERGPRVTAWWRKWDLKPQLKEGDPEVARDCQRLVALLSAWLAGQHRAWLQAQGGWDGFCDLFRKPLPLAVWRRLLAQVLLSCFLATTVIYFWTRLL from the exons ATGGGCGACCTGTTCAGGGAGCGCACGGAGCGGCTGCTGGCCGACTACCTGGAGTACTGCGCCAGGGAGCCGGGCACCCCGGGGCTGCCGCCGTCCTCGCTGGAGGCGGCCGCGCTGCGCCTCGCAGCCACCAAGATTCGGCAGAAGCACGCGTCTTTCTTCTCGGCCTACGTGGGCTACCCGGGGAACCGCGTCTCCCTGATGGAGCGGATGGCGGAGGCCGTGCTCTCCGACAGCCTCAGCTGGGGCCGCGTGGTGATGCTCCTGACCTTCGCGGGGACGCTTCTAGAGAGAGGGCCGCGGGTGACCGCCTGGTGGAGGAAGTGGGACCTCAAGCCGCAGCTGAAGGAGGGGGATCCCGAAGTCGCCCGGGACTGCCAGCGCCTGGTGGCCCTGCTGAGCGCTTGGCTCGCGGGGCAGCACCGCGCCTGGCTGCAGGCGCAAGGCGGCTGG GATGGCTTTTGTGACTTATTCAGGAAACCCTTACCGCTAGCTGTTTGGAGGAGACTGCTGGCCCAGGTTCTTTTGTCATGCTTTTTAGCAACGACCGTCATCTATTTCTGGACACgattattatga